The genome window ACTTTAAAATATAAATTAGACTCTATGGAAGATATTCAAAATCCAAATAGTGTAAAAGTAATAACTGATAAAAATGATTATGCTATCTATTTTTCAAGATCAGTGATACCATATCCTAGAAAAGAGAATAAGGATATTTATTACAAACACGTTGGAATATATGGATATAAAAGAGAATTTGTAATCGAATATTCTAAATGGGATCAAACTCCATTAGAAGTATCAGAGTCTTTAGAACAACTAAGAGTCTTAGAAAATGGATATAAGATAAAAGTTTTAGAAACTCCTCACAAAATAATAGGTGTTGATACAGCTGAGGAGCTTGAAAAAGTAAGAGAATATATAAAAAGTAATGGCTTATCTTTGTAACTAGGAGAAATTGATGATAAAAAAATATTTAGTGGCATTATTTTTAGGGATAACAGTTTTTATTTTTAATGGTTGTAGAAATACTAGTAGCTATAATCCTAATTATCAAGGGGATTATACAAAGGGAAGAATTTCATATTTTTCAAGATATGGTTATCCAAAACCAAATATTTCCTATAGTAATTCACACCCATATTTAGAAGATACAAGTCATCTAAATAATGGAAGATTTATTGGAAAAAACGAAAATGATTTCTTAAGATTTTTTAAAAGTTTAAATGAAAAAGGTTATGGAGATAATTCAAACTATTGGAGATGGACTTTTGAAATAGACTCATCTGATTATTCAGACTCTATAAATAAAACTCTGAGAAGTACAAGTTCATCTTTTGCTTTTACACTGGAGAATGGAAAATGGGTCAGAAAACCTATAAAAAGAAATCCTGTAGGTAGGCTAAAAGATATTGTGGTCTTAGAGAGAGGAAAATCTGGAGTTATCACTTATCTTTTGATTAAAGGAAGTAATGGAGAATATCTTTTAAAAGGTGAGTATACTATAAGAAAAGTTTTGGGACTTTCTAAATCAAATACAGGAACAAACACTGAGGTAAAACTTGCAAAAAGCGGAGAGAAATATAAGGCTACTAAATTAAATCCGAGCTTGTTACCTTCTGGATTTTTCTCAATAGAGAAAAGAGGAGGAAAATATATAATCTTCGGTGGTGGATTTGGTCACGGAGTGGGAATGAGCCAATATGGTGCTTACGACTTGACTAAAAACCACGGAAAAGATTATAAAGATGTTTTAGAATTTTATTATAGAAATGTAAAATTAAAAAATATGTATTCACTTTCTAGCATTGGGAAAACTATAAAAGTAGGACTTACTACAAATGGTATGTCTAGTCTTGAACATCAAAATGTAAATATAAATATTTTGGCAAAGTCAGAACTTAGCAATAGTTGGTTTAGAATA of Fusobacterium perfoetens contains these proteins:
- the kdsB gene encoding 3-deoxy-manno-octulosonate cytidylyltransferase: MRFLGVIPARYGSSRLEGKPLKDICGHTMIEWVYKRVKKSNLDEVVVATDDKRIYDEVVRFGGKVVMTREDHPNGTSRIAEVCEKIKDYDVIINIQGDEPLIEVDMINSLVEAFKKEPDLKMGTLKYKLDSMEDIQNPNSVKVITDKNDYAIYFSRSVIPYPRKENKDIYYKHVGIYGYKREFVIEYSKWDQTPLEVSESLEQLRVLENGYKIKVLETPHKIIGVDTAEELEKVREYIKSNGLSL
- a CDS encoding SpoIID/LytB domain-containing protein; protein product: MIKKYLVALFLGITVFIFNGCRNTSSYNPNYQGDYTKGRISYFSRYGYPKPNISYSNSHPYLEDTSHLNNGRFIGKNENDFLRFFKSLNEKGYGDNSNYWRWTFEIDSSDYSDSINKTLRSTSSSFAFTLENGKWVRKPIKRNPVGRLKDIVVLERGKSGVITYLLIKGSNGEYLLKGEYTIRKVLGLSKSNTGTNTEVKLAKSGEKYKATKLNPSLLPSGFFSIEKRGGKYIIFGGGFGHGVGMSQYGAYDLTKNHGKDYKDVLEFYYRNVKLKNMYSLSSIGKTIKVGLTTNGMSSLEHQNVNINILAKSELSNSWFRIKLQKGDKLKIVPNSNKLTIYVNGKKRATTKEKVILKSSNNKFAISGLRRAHTSTPTYRGSLLIKVSSNSGSRLNLVNEVFIEDYLLQVVPSEMPRSFGVEALKAQAVAARTYALSDYIKGRYKNQGFHVMDNTMSQVYNNTNENPETREAIKKTYGQVMLYDGKPIDAKYYSTSCGMGASAITVW